ACATAGGCGTAGAGCACCGGGATGGCAACCTGCACCACGAATCCGTAGGCGAGGAGCCACGCAGTTGCCGCGGCTGGAACATCAAGAACCAGGGCCACGATGATCAGGAAGACGGCCGACAGCGGACCGGTCACGGCCAGGATCCACTTGCGTCCCACCCGTTCCACGAGCAGGGCGGCAACCACCACTCCCAGGAGCCCGACGGCGGCCATGCCCGAGGTGGTCAGGAAAGCCGCGTATTCCTTGAATCCCGCATCAACGAGGATCTTCGGCATCCAGGTGAGGGCCAGGTAGTACACCAGCAGGATGGTGAAGAAGAGGGACCAGGCGGACACGGTGATTTTCCAGCTGTACCGCCACAGGTCCGTCAGCTGTGTGGCGACGCCTCCAAAGGAGAACTTGGGTGGCGCCTCGGGTGCCGGAAGCCGCCACTGCGTCACGGGGGAGCCGGTGCGCTTGATGAGGTCGTTGATAACCACTTCGGCTTCCGCGGTTCGCCCCTTGCGGACCAGAAAGAGCGGGGACTCGGGGACCGAGCGTCGGACCCAGAACACCAGCAGTGCCGGGAGCACCATGATCAGCATGGTGAACCTCCAGTCCGCGAAGGTCGCCATGATCAGGGCCGACGTCGCACCGCAGAGCGCGGCGCCCACCGGCCACCAGCCATCCATGGCGGTGAGCACCCGGCCGCGCTGCTTGCGGGGCGTGAACTCACCGACCAGTGCGTAATCCACCGG
This genomic interval from Arthrobacter sp. zg-Y820 contains the following:
- a CDS encoding MFS transporter, with translation MTTTQTLPTGDQVVQDLPWKWKVQGRIFIIGGLGFMFDAWDVTLNGVLIPLLSKHWDLEPAQAAWIGTANLLGMAIGAFVWGSIADAIGRKKAFTATLLIFSLFTVLGAFSPDIVWFCIFRFMAGFGLGGCVPVDYALVGEFTPRKQRGRVLTAMDGWWPVGAALCGATSALIMATFADWRFTMLIMVLPALLVFWVRRSVPESPLFLVRKGRTAEAEVVINDLIKRTGSPVTQWRLPAPEAPPKFSFGGVATQLTDLWRYSWKITVSAWSLFFTILLVYYLALTWMPKILVDAGFKEYAAFLTTSGMAAVGLLGVVVAALLVERVGRKWILAVTGPLSAVFLIIVALVLDVPAAATAWLLAYGFVVQVAIPVLYAYVSELYPTELRGSGFGWASTISRIGAGLGPLIFVSVMWPYLGLPLSFGLAGILVVLAVTWMLRFAPETKGAALD